The Polyangium aurulentum genomic interval CTCGCGCTCCCTCACTTTTCTGCTCGCCCTGGCCGCATGTGTTCCGCGGCTCTGGCCCCGAGCGCCCGACGCACCGTGCGCGACGCACGCGCCGGTCCCTCGTCCGCACCTACACCCGCCGATACGACGCGCGCGATCCTGCCCGTGACGGTCGACGGTGCGGCCGCGTTCCGCCCACGAGCGGCAGCCGCTGTCCCTGCGCGAGCCAATGGGGCTACCATGTCGAGCACCATGATCTCCCGCCGCGCCGCGCTCCGTGCGGGGCTCCTCGCTGCAGGGGCGCTCGTCCTGCCCCGTCGCACGCTCGCCAAAGACAAGGCGCCGGCGCCGATCCCGCCCTTGCCGATCACCATTGCCGTGGCCGAGGTGGGCGGGGCCAAGGTGCGGGACGAGGCGTGGATCGACGCGCAGATGACCGAGGCGCTACGGCTCTTCGACCCGCTCGGCGTGCCCTTGCGCAAGGTCGCCGCGCGGAGCCTGCCCGAGGCGAACGCGAAGCTCGAGACGCGCGCGGACCGCGACGCGCTCGCCGCGCTGCTCGAGCCGAAGCGGATCAACGTGATGATCGTGGAGTCGCTCCGCGACGTCGACGACCCGAAGCTCATGCGCATGGGCGTGCACTGGCGACACAGAAAGACGCCGGCCAAGCATTACGTGATCGTCTCCGCCAGCGCGCGCCCGAGCGTGCTCGCGCACGAGCTCGGGCACTTCTTCGGCCTGCCGCACAGCTCGGTGACCGACAACCTCATGAGCTACGACCGCACCGGCGCGCCGCCGTTCCTCGACGAGGCGCAGTCGCGCAAGGTGCAGTCGTTCGCGCGGATGTACGTGACCGAGAAGCTGCTCACGCCCGTCTGATTCAAGCCTCGTCGTCCTCGAGCCCTCCCTCGCGCGAGAGGATGCGGGCGAGCGCGCGGTCCACCGCTTCACGCACGACCCCGGCAGGGTCCGAACGCAGAGACCACAGCGCGCGCAGGGCACGATCGGGCACGGGCGTGCGTCCCGCCAGGGTCGA includes:
- a CDS encoding matrixin family metalloprotease, with amino-acid sequence MISRRAALRAGLLAAGALVLPRRTLAKDKAPAPIPPLPITIAVAEVGGAKVRDEAWIDAQMTEALRLFDPLGVPLRKVAARSLPEANAKLETRADRDALAALLEPKRINVMIVESLRDVDDPKLMRMGVHWRHRKTPAKHYVIVSASARPSVLAHELGHFFGLPHSSVTDNLMSYDRTGAPPFLDEAQSRKVQSFARMYVTEKLLTPV